GCATGGCCAGGTAACGCCGCAAAGTGCACTGGGTAAAGCAGTCGGCTATCTGGCCAGCAACTGGAGCAAACTGATCCGCTACACCGAGGCTGGGCACCTACCGATCGACAATAACCCTGCCGAGCGCGCCATCCGCCCATTCGTCATCGGTCGTAAAAACTGGCTGTTCAGCGATACGCCGAAGGGTGCTCACGCCAGCGCCCTGATCTACAGTCTGGTCGAAACCGCCAAGGCCAATGGACAGGAGCCCTATGCTTGGCTGCGGTATGTGTTGGAACGGCTGCCGCTGGCCAGTAACGCCGAAGAACTGGAAGCGCTGCTGCCTTGGAACTGCGGGCAGGTCGCTATTTACTGATCCCGTTGCAAGGCGGGGTTTATGGAGCGCTTACACAAATGCGTGGCATCCATGCGGTATAATTCTCCTATTGCGACTTGCGCACCGAGGAGACAGTCAGATGAGTCAGGATCGCGTAATCATTTTTGATACTACCTTGCGTGATGGTGAGCAGAGCCCCGGTGCCTCGATGACCCGGGAAGAAAAACTGCGCATCGCCAAGGCCCTGGAAAAGCTGCGGGTGGATGTCATTGAGGCGGGCTTCGCTATCGCCAGTCCTGGCGACTTCGAGGCGGTGAGGAGCATTGCCGATACTATTCAAGACAGCACCATCTGCAGCCTGGCTCGGGCGGTCGATGCGGATATTAATCGCGCGGCCGAAGCACTGACCAAAGCCAATTCCGGACGCATCCACACTTTTATTGCAACCAGCCCGATCCATATGGAGCACAAGCTGCGTCTGCAGCCGGACCAGGTCATTGAACAGGCCGTTCGTGCCATCAAACGTGCGCGCAACCTCTGCGCGGATGTGGAGTTTTCCTGCGAGGATGGAGGGCGTTCCGAGATCGACTTTCTCTGTCGCATCATCGAGAAGGCAATTGATGCCGGGGCGCGCACCATCAATATACCCGACACCGTGGGCTACGCGATCCCACATCAGTTTGCCGAGACCATTCGTCAGGTCATCGAGCGCGTGCCCAACGCTGACAAAGCAATCTTCTCCGTACATTGCCACAACGATCTGGGGCTGGCCGTAGCCAACTCGCTGGCGGCAGTCACCGCCGGTGCGCGACAGGTGGAGTGCACCATCAATGGTCTGGGCGAGCGTGCCGGCAATGCGTCGCTGGAAGAGATCGTCATGGCGATTAAGACCCGCCAGGATGTATTGGGCGTCCAAACCGGTATCGTGACTGAGCACATTCTCAGCACCTCACGGCTGGTCTCCAGCATCACGGGCTTTCCAGTGCAGCCGAACAAGGCGATTGTCGGAGCTAATGCTTTTGCTCATGAGTCAGGTATTCATCAGGATGGTGTACTCAAACACCGTGAAACTTATGAAATCATGAGCGCGCAGTCAGTTGGCTGGCATGCCAACCGGCTGTCACTGGGTAAGTTGTCCGGACGCAATGCATTTCGTACCCGCTTGCAGGAGCTGGGTATCGAGCTGACCGATCAGGATGAGCTGAACGCTGCTTTTAGTCGCTTCAAGGAATTGGCGGACAAGAAGCACGAGATTTTTGATGAGGATCTGCAGGCGCTGGTTTCCGACACGGTAACCGATGTCGTGGAGCGCATGCGACTGATGTACCTGGATGTTACTTCACGCACGGGGGAAATCCCGGTGGCAAAGCTCGTCGTGGCAGTTGATGGGGTGGAGCAGCAGGCGAGCTCATCAGGCTCAGGGCCGGTTGATGCCGCCTTCCGTGCGTTGGAGCAAATAGCCAACTCTGGTGCGACGCTCCAGCTGTATTCGGTCAACGCCATCACGGAAGGTACAGACTCTCAGGGCGAAGTAACTGTCAGACTGGAGCATGGCGGGCGTATCGTCAATGGCAACGGTGCCGATACAGATATCGTCATCGCTTCGGCCAAGGCTTATATCAATGCCTTGAATCTGATGCACTCGGGCGCGCTCAAGGCGCATCCGCAGGTCGAGGGCATCTGATGCAGGAGTCGATACGCCTCGATTATCTGGCAGCGATGGGGGTGGTTGGCTGGGTGCCACGGTACGCACTACCGCATGCCGCCTTTCGCATTCCGCCGGCGTTACCAGAACTGCCAGACGCGGCGGTTGACGCTGCACAAGCCACGGAAAGCGCACCAAGCACGCTGGCTGAGTCCGTCGCCACGAGGAAAGCGGTGGCCTCCGCCAGAGCCAAGATCATTGTACGTCCCACCAAGCCAGAACCCGTGCCAGCAGCCGTTCTGACAGAACCTGTTGCTGAGCCGGTGGCGAAGCCGGCGCCGCTTGAGTCGTTCTACCTACAGTTATGGATGGCCGGTCCCTGCGCATTACTGATCGAGACACCGGAGCCAGGCCTCGAGAGTGCGTCGCCGGGATTGCGTCTGCTCAAAGACATTCTCCGTGCGGTGCGCCTGCCGCAAACGCCTCATCTGTATGCTGATTTTCACTGGCCGATGAACAGAAACCCACAATTTGATCGTAGTGCAGGCGCTGCCAGCCTGGCCCTGCAGGCTTTCATGCAAGGGCGTCTGGAAAGCGAGCCGGTGGTGTCCATTGGCTGTTTTGGTACTTATCCCCGTTTATTGCTGGGGCCGGAGCTGGATGAGCAGGACCTTCCTTATGGTCGTGAAGAGGCATTGGAGCATCTGCCACCGGCCTGGTTTTCTCCCACTCTGGAGATCTTGATGCAACGTAGCTCCAGCAAAGCGCAGTTATGGCAACAGCTCAAGCGCGTAATGTCCCGTTGGCAGGCAGCGCAATGAATGAACCGATATTTCGGCCCATGTTGGAGGCCGATCTGGAAGCGGTGCTCAATATCGAGTTTGCCGCTTTCAGTCATCCCTGGACTCGGGGCATCTTCCTGGACTGTGTCAACTCCGGCTACGAATGCTGGTTGATGCTGTTAGGCGACCAGCAGGTTGGACATGGAGTGCTGTCAGCAGCAGGGGACGAATCTCACTTGCTCAACTTGACGGTCAAGCCCGAGAGCCAATCCAACGGTCTGGGTGGCAAACTGCTTGCGCATCTGATGGAGCAGGGTAAGGTGCGGGGAGCGGAAACTGCCTTTCTTGAGGTCAGAGAATCCAATCATCCAGCC
Above is a genomic segment from Halopseudomonas litoralis containing:
- a CDS encoding 2-isopropylmalate synthase, which produces MSQDRVIIFDTTLRDGEQSPGASMTREEKLRIAKALEKLRVDVIEAGFAIASPGDFEAVRSIADTIQDSTICSLARAVDADINRAAEALTKANSGRIHTFIATSPIHMEHKLRLQPDQVIEQAVRAIKRARNLCADVEFSCEDGGRSEIDFLCRIIEKAIDAGARTINIPDTVGYAIPHQFAETIRQVIERVPNADKAIFSVHCHNDLGLAVANSLAAVTAGARQVECTINGLGERAGNASLEEIVMAIKTRQDVLGVQTGIVTEHILSTSRLVSSITGFPVQPNKAIVGANAFAHESGIHQDGVLKHRETYEIMSAQSVGWHANRLSLGKLSGRNAFRTRLQELGIELTDQDELNAAFSRFKELADKKHEIFDEDLQALVSDTVTDVVERMRLMYLDVTSRTGEIPVAKLVVAVDGVEQQASSSGSGPVDAAFRALEQIANSGATLQLYSVNAITEGTDSQGEVTVRLEHGGRIVNGNGADTDIVIASAKAYINALNLMHSGALKAHPQVEGI
- the rimI gene encoding ribosomal protein S18-alanine N-acetyltransferase — protein: MNEPIFRPMLEADLEAVLNIEFAAFSHPWTRGIFLDCVNSGYECWLMLLGDQQVGHGVLSAAGDESHLLNLTVKPESQSNGLGGKLLAHLMEQGKVRGAETAFLEVRESNHPAIHLYERFGFNEIGRRRDYYPAVGGREDALVMAYSLID